Proteins co-encoded in one Megalops cyprinoides isolate fMegCyp1 chromosome 1, fMegCyp1.pri, whole genome shotgun sequence genomic window:
- the LOC118774016 gene encoding liprin-alpha-3-like isoform X4, whose amino-acid sequence MMCEVMPTISEDGRGGGGGGPSSPAGGGVGGSGGGGMGAMGGGYGGREQRGDEGGSTGNLESLMVNMLTERERLLESLRETQDSLGTAQLRLRELGHEKDSLQRQLSIALPQEFAVLTKELNVCREQLLEREEEIAELKAERNNTRLLLEHLECLVSRHERSLRMTVVKRQAQSPAGVSSEVEVLKALKSLFEHHKALDEKVRERLRVALERVSVLEEELESSSQEVLSLRDQIKRRQQGLDNGKERLPNGPSSVLDDGEIDRDRQREGEIERQRAELSQLRERLALMCRQVGEIEEQLAAARREVTKTEEANQKLQRDVKEALCQREDMEERITTLERRYLSAQREATSLHDIKDKLENELASKESLYRQSEEKNRQLQERLDDAKQKLQQTLQRAETLPEIEAQLAQRVAALNKAEERHGNFEERLRQMEAQLEEKNQELQRARQRERMNDEHNKRLSDTVDKLLSESNERLQLHLKERMAALEEKNALSEELANMKKIQDDLLANKDQLIAELERIQLELDQLRGRPGSSYSRSLPGSALELRYSQGGGSLPAGSTTHMEHYGNAASGGVVRRAHRGRWGPAREDSSKYGEWDSSTLLGSGFEGGVEGGCSDDEEDRETLFGSELLSPSGQTDVQTLAIMLQEQLEAINKEIKLIQEEKESTELRAEEIESRVSSVALDGPPLPPSSLGGGRDGTGRGFIPPSLTSSTLASPSPPSSGHSTPRLPHSPARETDRPNNKEDDRSLALLDSTPPPTPRALRLDRMTHTHPGAGLDDHREFRSLSADGSSSNSSQDSLHKSSKKKSIKSSIGRLFGKKEKGRMGQPGRESASLASTPSDDLGSADPLGLTKLAGTVDKDRRSKKKHELLEEACRQGLPFASWDGPTVVSWLELWVGMPAWYVAACRANVKSGAIMANLSDTEIQREIGISNPLHRLKLRLAIQEMVSLTSPSAPASTRSSTSNVWMTHAEMESLTAATKPELKEISWDQILAYGDMNHEWVGNEWLPSLGLPQYRSYFMESLVDARMLDHLTKKELRGQLKMVDSFHRVSLHYGIMCLKRLNYDRKELERRRDDSQHQNKDVMVWSNERVMCWVQTVGLKEFADNLTESGVHGALLALDDTFDYTDLALLLQIPNQNTQARQLLEKEYNALIAMGTERRPDEDGTKTFTRSPSWRKMFREKDLRGVTSDSSETLPPNFRASAISTPSVTLRKVQSEVNSGSRGESGSVRTYSC is encoded by the exons ATGATGTGCGAGGTCATGCCCACAATCTCGGAggatgggagaggaggaggtggtgggggcccctcctctccagcagggggtggggtcgggggcagtggtgggggtgggatgggggcaATGGGAGGTGGTTATGGGGGCAGGGAACAGAGAGGAGATGAGGGGGGCAGTACTGGAAATCTGGAGTCCCTGATGGTGAACATGCTGACGGAGAGGGAGCGCCTCCTGGAAAGtctgagggagacccaggaCAGCTTGGGAACTGCCCAGCTGAGGCTGAGGGAGCTGGGACACGAAAAGGACTCCCTGCAGAGACAGCTGTCCATCGCCCTGCCACAG GAGTTTGCGGTGCTGACCAAAGAGCTGAACGTGTGCAGGGAacagctgctggagagagaggaggagatcgCTGAGCTGAAGGCGGAGAGGAATAACACACGG ctgctgctggagcaccTGGAGTGCCTGGTGTCCCGCCACGAGCGCAGTCTGAGGATGACGGTGGTGAAGAGGCAGGCGCAGTCCCCTGCTGGGGTCTCCAGCGAGGTGGAGGTGCTCAAGGCCCTCAAGTCTCTCTTCGAACACCATAAGGCCCTTGATGAGAAG GTTCGAGAGAGACTGCGTGTGGCCCTTGAGAGGGTGTCTGTTTtagaagaggagctggagtCTTCCTCACAGGAG GTACTCTCTTTACGGGACCAAATTAAAAGGCGACAACAAGGGCTGGATAATGGAAAGGAG CGACTGCCCAACGGTCCCTCCTCTGTGCTAGATGATGGAGAGattgacagagacagacagagagaaggagagatcgAGCGACAGAGGGCAGAACTCtctcagctgagagagaggctggctCTCATGTGCcgacag GTAGGAGAGATAGAGGAACAGCTTGCTGCTGCCAGGAGGGAGGTGACAAAGACTGAGGAGGCCAATCAGAAACTCCAGAGGGATGTTAAAGAG GCTCTTTGTCAAAGGGAAGATATGGAGGAGAGAATCACTACATTAGAGCGCAG GTACCTCAGTGCCCAGAGGGAGGCAACCTCTCTCCATGACATAAAAGACAAGCTGGAGAATGAATTGGCAAGCAAAGAGTCTCTCTACAGACAG AGCGAGGAGAAGAacaggcagctgcaggagcgACTAGACGATGCCAagcagaagctgcagcagaCCCTGCAGAGGGCCGAGACCCTGCCGGAGATCGAGGCCCAGCTCGCTCAGAGAGTGGCTGCACTCAAcaag GCGGAAGAACGCCATGGCAACTTTGAAGAGCGATTGCGACAGATGGAGGCACAACTGGAGGAGAAGAATCAGGAGTTACAGAGG gcaAGGCAGAGAGAGCGGATGAATGATGAACACAACAAGCGTCTCTCAGACACTGTGGACAAGCTCCTCTCAGAATCCAATGAGAGATTACAGCTCCACCTGAAAGAGAGAATGGCAGCTCTTGAGGAGAAG AATGCCCTTTCAGAGGAACTGGCAAATATGAAGAAGATACAAGATGATCTCCTAGCAAACAAG GACCAGCTGATAGCTGAGCTAGAGAGGATTCAGCTGGAGCTGGATCAGCTGAGAGGGCGGCCTGGCTCCTCGTACTCCAG gtcTCTCCCAGGAAGTGCATTAGAGCTGAGATACTCCCAAGGGGGCGGGTCCCTCCCAGCCGGCTCCACCACACACATGGAACACTATGGCAACGCAGCTTCAGGGGGGGTTGTCAGGAGGGCTCACCGCGGGCGATGGGGCCCTGCCAGGGAGGATAGCAGCAAG TATGGGGAGTGGGACAGCAGCACCCTGTTGGGCTCCGGGTTTGagggaggagtggaggggggttGCTCCGACGACgaggaggacagagaaacaCTCTTTGGCTCGGAACTGCTCTCCCCCAGTGGACAGACAGACGTGCAGACCCTGGCCATCATGCTACAGGAACAGCTGGAGGCCATCAACAAGGAGATTAA actgatccaggaagagaaggaaagcACAGAGCTGAGGGCGGAAGAGATTGAGAGTCGGGTCAGCAGTGTTGCCCTGGATGGCCCCCCGCTCCCCCCATCCTCTCTGGGCGGAGGAAGGGATGGGACCGGAAGGGGCTTCATCCCCCCATCTCTCACCTCGTCCACCCTGGCATCCCCCTCACCCCCTAGCTCTGGACATTCCACTCCTCGCCTTCCCCACTCCCCCGCCCGGGAGACCGACAGACCG AACAATAAGGAGGATGACAGGTCCTTGGCCCTGCTGgactccacccctcctcccactcctcgTGCACTACGATTGGACAGAATGACTCACACGCACCCAGGGGCGGGGCTTGATGACCATCGCGAATTCCGTAG TCTCTCAGCGGATGGCAGCAGTTCCAACAGCAGTCAGGACTCTCTCCACAAGTCCAGTAAGAAGAAAAGCATCAAGTCTTCCATCGGCCGGCTCTTtggaaagaaggagaaaggaaggaTGGGTCAACCTGGAAGAGAATCTGCCTCACTGG CCTCTACCCCCTCTGATGACCTGGGTTCTGCAGACCCTCTGGGCCTGACCAAGTTGGCAGGAACTGTGGACAAGGATCGCCGTAGCAAGAAGAA GCATGAGCTTCTGGAGGAGGCTTGTCGTCAGGGGCTTCCCTTTGCCTCTTGGGATGGCCCCACCGTTGTCTCCTGGCTAGAG CTGTGGGTGGGGATGCCGGCATGGTACGTGGCGGCGTGCCGTGCCAACGTGAAGAGCGGTGCCATCATGGCAAACCTGTCGGACACGGAGATCCAGAGGGAGATTGGCATCAGCAACCCCCTGCACCGGCTCAAGCTGCGGCTCGCCATCCAGGAGATGGTGTCTCTCACCAGCCCCTCCGCCCCCGCCAGCACGCGCTCC TCCACCAGTAATGTGTGGATGACACATGCAGAAATGGAGTCACTGACCGCTGCCACAAAACCT GAGCTGAAAGAGATTAGCTGGGATCAG ATCTTGGCCTATGGGGACATGAACCATGAGTGGGTGGGGAATGAGTGGCTGCCCAGCCTGGGTCTGCCGCAGTACCGCAGCTACTTCATGGAGTCCCTGGTGGATGCCCGCATGCTGGACCACCTGACTAAGAAAGAGCTGAGGGGCCAGCTCAAGATGGTGGACAGCTTCCATAG gGTCAGTCTGCATTATGGTATCATGTGTCTGAAACGCTTAAATTATGACAggaaggagctggagagaaggagagatgacAGTCAGCATCAGAACAAAG ACGTGATGGTGTGGTCGAATGAGCGTGTGATGTGCTGGGTGCAGACAGTGGGGCTGAAGGAGTTTGCGGATAACCTGACGGAGAGCGGGGTTCACGGGGCGCTGCTGGCGCTCGACGACACCTTCGACTACACCGACCTcgccctgctgctgcagatTCCCAACCAGAACACACAG GCCAGGCAGCTCTTAGAGAAGGAGTACAACGCTCTCATTGCCATGGGAACAGAGAGGAGGCCAGATGAG GACGGCACAAAGACCTTCACTCGCTCACCCTCATGGAGGAAGATGTTCAGAGAGAAGGACCTGCGGGGGGTCACCTCTGACTCCTCTGAAACATTGCCTCCAAATTTCCGTGCCTCGGCCATCTCCACACCCTCGGTGACCTTGAGGAAAGTGCAGAGCGAAG
- the LOC118774016 gene encoding liprin-alpha-3-like isoform X3 — MMCEVMPTISEDGRGGGGGGPSSPAGGGVGGSGGGGMGAMGGGYGGREQRGDEGGSTGNLESLMVNMLTERERLLESLRETQDSLGTAQLRLRELGHEKDSLQRQLSIALPQEFAVLTKELNVCREQLLEREEEIAELKAERNNTRLLLEHLECLVSRHERSLRMTVVKRQAQSPAGVSSEVEVLKALKSLFEHHKALDEKVRERLRVALERVSVLEEELESSSQEVLSLRDQIKRRQQGLDNGKERLPNGPSSVLDDGEIDRDRQREGEIERQRAELSQLRERLALMCRQVGEIEEQLAAARREVTKTEEANQKLQRDVKEALCQREDMEERITTLERRYLSAQREATSLHDIKDKLENELASKESLYRQSEEKNRQLQERLDDAKQKLQQTLQRAETLPEIEAQLAQRVAALNKAEERHGNFEERLRQMEAQLEEKNQELQRARQRERMNDEHNKRLSDTVDKLLSESNERLQLHLKERMAALEEKNALSEELANMKKIQDDLLANKDQLIAELERIQLELDQLRGRPGSSYSRLATLAIDGSLPGSALELRYSQGGGSLPAGSTTHMEHYGNAASGGVVRRAHRGRWGPAREDSSKYGEWDSSTLLGSGFEGGVEGGCSDDEEDRETLFGSELLSPSGQTDVQTLAIMLQEQLEAINKEIKLIQEEKESTELRAEEIESRVSSVALDGPPLPPSSLGGGRDGTGRGFIPPSLTSSTLASPSPPSSGHSTPRLPHSPARETDRPNNKEDDRSLALLDSTPPPTPRALRLDRMTHTHPGAGLDDHREFRSLSADGSSSNSSQDSLHKSSKKKSIKSSIGRLFGKKEKGRMGQPGRESASLASTPSDDLGSADPLGLTKLAGTVDKDRRSKKKHELLEEACRQGLPFASWDGPTVVSWLELWVGMPAWYVAACRANVKSGAIMANLSDTEIQREIGISNPLHRLKLRLAIQEMVSLTSPSAPASTRSSTSNVWMTHAEMESLTAATKPELKEISWDQILAYGDMNHEWVGNEWLPSLGLPQYRSYFMESLVDARMLDHLTKKELRGQLKMVDSFHRVSLHYGIMCLKRLNYDRKELERRRDDSQHQNKDVMVWSNERVMCWVQTVGLKEFADNLTESGVHGALLALDDTFDYTDLALLLQIPNQNTQARQLLEKEYNALIAMGTERRPDEDGTKTFTRSPSWRKMFREKDLRGVTSDSSETLPPNFRASAISTPSVTLRKVQSEVNSGSRGESGSVRTYSC; from the exons ATGATGTGCGAGGTCATGCCCACAATCTCGGAggatgggagaggaggaggtggtgggggcccctcctctccagcagggggtggggtcgggggcagtggtgggggtgggatgggggcaATGGGAGGTGGTTATGGGGGCAGGGAACAGAGAGGAGATGAGGGGGGCAGTACTGGAAATCTGGAGTCCCTGATGGTGAACATGCTGACGGAGAGGGAGCGCCTCCTGGAAAGtctgagggagacccaggaCAGCTTGGGAACTGCCCAGCTGAGGCTGAGGGAGCTGGGACACGAAAAGGACTCCCTGCAGAGACAGCTGTCCATCGCCCTGCCACAG GAGTTTGCGGTGCTGACCAAAGAGCTGAACGTGTGCAGGGAacagctgctggagagagaggaggagatcgCTGAGCTGAAGGCGGAGAGGAATAACACACGG ctgctgctggagcaccTGGAGTGCCTGGTGTCCCGCCACGAGCGCAGTCTGAGGATGACGGTGGTGAAGAGGCAGGCGCAGTCCCCTGCTGGGGTCTCCAGCGAGGTGGAGGTGCTCAAGGCCCTCAAGTCTCTCTTCGAACACCATAAGGCCCTTGATGAGAAG GTTCGAGAGAGACTGCGTGTGGCCCTTGAGAGGGTGTCTGTTTtagaagaggagctggagtCTTCCTCACAGGAG GTACTCTCTTTACGGGACCAAATTAAAAGGCGACAACAAGGGCTGGATAATGGAAAGGAG CGACTGCCCAACGGTCCCTCCTCTGTGCTAGATGATGGAGAGattgacagagacagacagagagaaggagagatcgAGCGACAGAGGGCAGAACTCtctcagctgagagagaggctggctCTCATGTGCcgacag GTAGGAGAGATAGAGGAACAGCTTGCTGCTGCCAGGAGGGAGGTGACAAAGACTGAGGAGGCCAATCAGAAACTCCAGAGGGATGTTAAAGAG GCTCTTTGTCAAAGGGAAGATATGGAGGAGAGAATCACTACATTAGAGCGCAG GTACCTCAGTGCCCAGAGGGAGGCAACCTCTCTCCATGACATAAAAGACAAGCTGGAGAATGAATTGGCAAGCAAAGAGTCTCTCTACAGACAG AGCGAGGAGAAGAacaggcagctgcaggagcgACTAGACGATGCCAagcagaagctgcagcagaCCCTGCAGAGGGCCGAGACCCTGCCGGAGATCGAGGCCCAGCTCGCTCAGAGAGTGGCTGCACTCAAcaag GCGGAAGAACGCCATGGCAACTTTGAAGAGCGATTGCGACAGATGGAGGCACAACTGGAGGAGAAGAATCAGGAGTTACAGAGG gcaAGGCAGAGAGAGCGGATGAATGATGAACACAACAAGCGTCTCTCAGACACTGTGGACAAGCTCCTCTCAGAATCCAATGAGAGATTACAGCTCCACCTGAAAGAGAGAATGGCAGCTCTTGAGGAGAAG AATGCCCTTTCAGAGGAACTGGCAAATATGAAGAAGATACAAGATGATCTCCTAGCAAACAAG GACCAGCTGATAGCTGAGCTAGAGAGGATTCAGCTGGAGCTGGATCAGCTGAGAGGGCGGCCTGGCTCCTCGTACTCCAGGTTAGCCACATTGGCGATTGACGG gtcTCTCCCAGGAAGTGCATTAGAGCTGAGATACTCCCAAGGGGGCGGGTCCCTCCCAGCCGGCTCCACCACACACATGGAACACTATGGCAACGCAGCTTCAGGGGGGGTTGTCAGGAGGGCTCACCGCGGGCGATGGGGCCCTGCCAGGGAGGATAGCAGCAAG TATGGGGAGTGGGACAGCAGCACCCTGTTGGGCTCCGGGTTTGagggaggagtggaggggggttGCTCCGACGACgaggaggacagagaaacaCTCTTTGGCTCGGAACTGCTCTCCCCCAGTGGACAGACAGACGTGCAGACCCTGGCCATCATGCTACAGGAACAGCTGGAGGCCATCAACAAGGAGATTAA actgatccaggaagagaaggaaagcACAGAGCTGAGGGCGGAAGAGATTGAGAGTCGGGTCAGCAGTGTTGCCCTGGATGGCCCCCCGCTCCCCCCATCCTCTCTGGGCGGAGGAAGGGATGGGACCGGAAGGGGCTTCATCCCCCCATCTCTCACCTCGTCCACCCTGGCATCCCCCTCACCCCCTAGCTCTGGACATTCCACTCCTCGCCTTCCCCACTCCCCCGCCCGGGAGACCGACAGACCG AACAATAAGGAGGATGACAGGTCCTTGGCCCTGCTGgactccacccctcctcccactcctcgTGCACTACGATTGGACAGAATGACTCACACGCACCCAGGGGCGGGGCTTGATGACCATCGCGAATTCCGTAG TCTCTCAGCGGATGGCAGCAGTTCCAACAGCAGTCAGGACTCTCTCCACAAGTCCAGTAAGAAGAAAAGCATCAAGTCTTCCATCGGCCGGCTCTTtggaaagaaggagaaaggaaggaTGGGTCAACCTGGAAGAGAATCTGCCTCACTGG CCTCTACCCCCTCTGATGACCTGGGTTCTGCAGACCCTCTGGGCCTGACCAAGTTGGCAGGAACTGTGGACAAGGATCGCCGTAGCAAGAAGAA GCATGAGCTTCTGGAGGAGGCTTGTCGTCAGGGGCTTCCCTTTGCCTCTTGGGATGGCCCCACCGTTGTCTCCTGGCTAGAG CTGTGGGTGGGGATGCCGGCATGGTACGTGGCGGCGTGCCGTGCCAACGTGAAGAGCGGTGCCATCATGGCAAACCTGTCGGACACGGAGATCCAGAGGGAGATTGGCATCAGCAACCCCCTGCACCGGCTCAAGCTGCGGCTCGCCATCCAGGAGATGGTGTCTCTCACCAGCCCCTCCGCCCCCGCCAGCACGCGCTCC TCCACCAGTAATGTGTGGATGACACATGCAGAAATGGAGTCACTGACCGCTGCCACAAAACCT GAGCTGAAAGAGATTAGCTGGGATCAG ATCTTGGCCTATGGGGACATGAACCATGAGTGGGTGGGGAATGAGTGGCTGCCCAGCCTGGGTCTGCCGCAGTACCGCAGCTACTTCATGGAGTCCCTGGTGGATGCCCGCATGCTGGACCACCTGACTAAGAAAGAGCTGAGGGGCCAGCTCAAGATGGTGGACAGCTTCCATAG gGTCAGTCTGCATTATGGTATCATGTGTCTGAAACGCTTAAATTATGACAggaaggagctggagagaaggagagatgacAGTCAGCATCAGAACAAAG ACGTGATGGTGTGGTCGAATGAGCGTGTGATGTGCTGGGTGCAGACAGTGGGGCTGAAGGAGTTTGCGGATAACCTGACGGAGAGCGGGGTTCACGGGGCGCTGCTGGCGCTCGACGACACCTTCGACTACACCGACCTcgccctgctgctgcagatTCCCAACCAGAACACACAG GCCAGGCAGCTCTTAGAGAAGGAGTACAACGCTCTCATTGCCATGGGAACAGAGAGGAGGCCAGATGAG GACGGCACAAAGACCTTCACTCGCTCACCCTCATGGAGGAAGATGTTCAGAGAGAAGGACCTGCGGGGGGTCACCTCTGACTCCTCTGAAACATTGCCTCCAAATTTCCGTGCCTCGGCCATCTCCACACCCTCGGTGACCTTGAGGAAAGTGCAGAGCGAAG
- the LOC118774016 gene encoding liprin-alpha-3-like isoform X1, whose product MMCEVMPTISEDGRGGGGGGPSSPAGGGVGGSGGGGMGAMGGGYGGREQRGDEGGSTGNLESLMVNMLTERERLLESLRETQDSLGTAQLRLRELGHEKDSLQRQLSIALPQEFAVLTKELNVCREQLLEREEEIAELKAERNNTRLLLEHLECLVSRHERSLRMTVVKRQAQSPAGVSSEVEVLKALKSLFEHHKALDEKVRERLRVALERVSVLEEELESSSQEVLSLRDQIKRRQQGLDNGKERLPNGPSSVLDDGEIDRDRQREGEIERQRAELSQLRERLALMCRQVGEIEEQLAAARREVTKTEEANQKLQRDVKEALCQREDMEERITTLERRYLSAQREATSLHDIKDKLENELASKESLYRQSEEKNRQLQERLDDAKQKLQQTLQRAETLPEIEAQLAQRVAALNKAEERHGNFEERLRQMEAQLEEKNQELQRARQRERMNDEHNKRLSDTVDKLLSESNERLQLHLKERMAALEEKNALSEELANMKKIQDDLLANKDQLIAELERIQLELDQLRGRPGSSYSRLATLAIDGSLPGSALELRYSQGGGSLPAGSTTHMEHYGNAASGGVVRRAHRGRWGPAREDSSKYGEWDSSTLLGSGFEGGVEGGCSDDEEDRETLFGSELLSPSGQTDVQTLAIMLQEQLEAINKEIKLIQEEKESTELRAEEIESRVSSVALDGPPLPPSSLGGGRDGTGRGFIPPSLTSSTLASPSPPSSGHSTPRLPHSPARETDRPNNKEDDRSLALLDSTPPPTPRALRLDRMTHTHPGAGLDDHREFRSLSADGSSSNSSQDSLHKSSKKKSIKSSIGRLFGKKEKGRMGQPGRESASLASTPSDDLGSADPLGLTKLAGTVDKDRRSKKKHELLEEACRQGLPFASWDGPTVVSWLELWVGMPAWYVAACRANVKSGAIMANLSDTEIQREIGISNPLHRLKLRLAIQEMVSLTSPSAPASTRSSTSNVWMTHAEMESLTAATKPELKEISWDQILAYGDMNHEWVGNEWLPSLGLPQYRSYFMESLVDARMLDHLTKKELRGQLKMVDSFHRVSLHYGIMCLKRLNYDRKELERRRDDSQHQNKDVMVWSNERVMCWVQTVGLKEFADNLTESGVHGALLALDDTFDYTDLALLLQIPNQNTQARQLLEKEYNALIAMGTERRPDEDGTKTFTRSPSWRKMFREKDLRGVTSDSSETLPPNFRASAISTPSVTLRKVQSEGEEISLAELLSHLLLSLTYSLGGVAML is encoded by the exons ATGATGTGCGAGGTCATGCCCACAATCTCGGAggatgggagaggaggaggtggtgggggcccctcctctccagcagggggtggggtcgggggcagtggtgggggtgggatgggggcaATGGGAGGTGGTTATGGGGGCAGGGAACAGAGAGGAGATGAGGGGGGCAGTACTGGAAATCTGGAGTCCCTGATGGTGAACATGCTGACGGAGAGGGAGCGCCTCCTGGAAAGtctgagggagacccaggaCAGCTTGGGAACTGCCCAGCTGAGGCTGAGGGAGCTGGGACACGAAAAGGACTCCCTGCAGAGACAGCTGTCCATCGCCCTGCCACAG GAGTTTGCGGTGCTGACCAAAGAGCTGAACGTGTGCAGGGAacagctgctggagagagaggaggagatcgCTGAGCTGAAGGCGGAGAGGAATAACACACGG ctgctgctggagcaccTGGAGTGCCTGGTGTCCCGCCACGAGCGCAGTCTGAGGATGACGGTGGTGAAGAGGCAGGCGCAGTCCCCTGCTGGGGTCTCCAGCGAGGTGGAGGTGCTCAAGGCCCTCAAGTCTCTCTTCGAACACCATAAGGCCCTTGATGAGAAG GTTCGAGAGAGACTGCGTGTGGCCCTTGAGAGGGTGTCTGTTTtagaagaggagctggagtCTTCCTCACAGGAG GTACTCTCTTTACGGGACCAAATTAAAAGGCGACAACAAGGGCTGGATAATGGAAAGGAG CGACTGCCCAACGGTCCCTCCTCTGTGCTAGATGATGGAGAGattgacagagacagacagagagaaggagagatcgAGCGACAGAGGGCAGAACTCtctcagctgagagagaggctggctCTCATGTGCcgacag GTAGGAGAGATAGAGGAACAGCTTGCTGCTGCCAGGAGGGAGGTGACAAAGACTGAGGAGGCCAATCAGAAACTCCAGAGGGATGTTAAAGAG GCTCTTTGTCAAAGGGAAGATATGGAGGAGAGAATCACTACATTAGAGCGCAG GTACCTCAGTGCCCAGAGGGAGGCAACCTCTCTCCATGACATAAAAGACAAGCTGGAGAATGAATTGGCAAGCAAAGAGTCTCTCTACAGACAG AGCGAGGAGAAGAacaggcagctgcaggagcgACTAGACGATGCCAagcagaagctgcagcagaCCCTGCAGAGGGCCGAGACCCTGCCGGAGATCGAGGCCCAGCTCGCTCAGAGAGTGGCTGCACTCAAcaag GCGGAAGAACGCCATGGCAACTTTGAAGAGCGATTGCGACAGATGGAGGCACAACTGGAGGAGAAGAATCAGGAGTTACAGAGG gcaAGGCAGAGAGAGCGGATGAATGATGAACACAACAAGCGTCTCTCAGACACTGTGGACAAGCTCCTCTCAGAATCCAATGAGAGATTACAGCTCCACCTGAAAGAGAGAATGGCAGCTCTTGAGGAGAAG AATGCCCTTTCAGAGGAACTGGCAAATATGAAGAAGATACAAGATGATCTCCTAGCAAACAAG GACCAGCTGATAGCTGAGCTAGAGAGGATTCAGCTGGAGCTGGATCAGCTGAGAGGGCGGCCTGGCTCCTCGTACTCCAGGTTAGCCACATTGGCGATTGACGG gtcTCTCCCAGGAAGTGCATTAGAGCTGAGATACTCCCAAGGGGGCGGGTCCCTCCCAGCCGGCTCCACCACACACATGGAACACTATGGCAACGCAGCTTCAGGGGGGGTTGTCAGGAGGGCTCACCGCGGGCGATGGGGCCCTGCCAGGGAGGATAGCAGCAAG TATGGGGAGTGGGACAGCAGCACCCTGTTGGGCTCCGGGTTTGagggaggagtggaggggggttGCTCCGACGACgaggaggacagagaaacaCTCTTTGGCTCGGAACTGCTCTCCCCCAGTGGACAGACAGACGTGCAGACCCTGGCCATCATGCTACAGGAACAGCTGGAGGCCATCAACAAGGAGATTAA actgatccaggaagagaaggaaagcACAGAGCTGAGGGCGGAAGAGATTGAGAGTCGGGTCAGCAGTGTTGCCCTGGATGGCCCCCCGCTCCCCCCATCCTCTCTGGGCGGAGGAAGGGATGGGACCGGAAGGGGCTTCATCCCCCCATCTCTCACCTCGTCCACCCTGGCATCCCCCTCACCCCCTAGCTCTGGACATTCCACTCCTCGCCTTCCCCACTCCCCCGCCCGGGAGACCGACAGACCG AACAATAAGGAGGATGACAGGTCCTTGGCCCTGCTGgactccacccctcctcccactcctcgTGCACTACGATTGGACAGAATGACTCACACGCACCCAGGGGCGGGGCTTGATGACCATCGCGAATTCCGTAG TCTCTCAGCGGATGGCAGCAGTTCCAACAGCAGTCAGGACTCTCTCCACAAGTCCAGTAAGAAGAAAAGCATCAAGTCTTCCATCGGCCGGCTCTTtggaaagaaggagaaaggaaggaTGGGTCAACCTGGAAGAGAATCTGCCTCACTGG CCTCTACCCCCTCTGATGACCTGGGTTCTGCAGACCCTCTGGGCCTGACCAAGTTGGCAGGAACTGTGGACAAGGATCGCCGTAGCAAGAAGAA GCATGAGCTTCTGGAGGAGGCTTGTCGTCAGGGGCTTCCCTTTGCCTCTTGGGATGGCCCCACCGTTGTCTCCTGGCTAGAG CTGTGGGTGGGGATGCCGGCATGGTACGTGGCGGCGTGCCGTGCCAACGTGAAGAGCGGTGCCATCATGGCAAACCTGTCGGACACGGAGATCCAGAGGGAGATTGGCATCAGCAACCCCCTGCACCGGCTCAAGCTGCGGCTCGCCATCCAGGAGATGGTGTCTCTCACCAGCCCCTCCGCCCCCGCCAGCACGCGCTCC TCCACCAGTAATGTGTGGATGACACATGCAGAAATGGAGTCACTGACCGCTGCCACAAAACCT GAGCTGAAAGAGATTAGCTGGGATCAG ATCTTGGCCTATGGGGACATGAACCATGAGTGGGTGGGGAATGAGTGGCTGCCCAGCCTGGGTCTGCCGCAGTACCGCAGCTACTTCATGGAGTCCCTGGTGGATGCCCGCATGCTGGACCACCTGACTAAGAAAGAGCTGAGGGGCCAGCTCAAGATGGTGGACAGCTTCCATAG gGTCAGTCTGCATTATGGTATCATGTGTCTGAAACGCTTAAATTATGACAggaaggagctggagagaaggagagatgacAGTCAGCATCAGAACAAAG ACGTGATGGTGTGGTCGAATGAGCGTGTGATGTGCTGGGTGCAGACAGTGGGGCTGAAGGAGTTTGCGGATAACCTGACGGAGAGCGGGGTTCACGGGGCGCTGCTGGCGCTCGACGACACCTTCGACTACACCGACCTcgccctgctgctgcagatTCCCAACCAGAACACACAG GCCAGGCAGCTCTTAGAGAAGGAGTACAACGCTCTCATTGCCATGGGAACAGAGAGGAGGCCAGATGAG GACGGCACAAAGACCTTCACTCGCTCACCCTCATGGAGGAAGATGTTCAGAGAGAAGGACCTGCGGGGGGTCACCTCTGACTCCTCTGAAACATTGCCTCCAAATTTCCGTGCCTCGGCCATCTCCACACCCTCGGTGACCTTGAGGAAAGTGCAGAGCGAAGGTGAGGAGATTTCACTTGCAGAGCTCCTTTCccacctcctcctttctctcacttATTCTCTCGGTGGAGTTGCAATGCTGTGA